Genomic window (Sinorhizobium sojae CCBAU 05684):
TCGATGCGAGGCGTGTGTGGGTGTCGCAACGAATGGATAATTTGCCCGAGATCATCGGCAAGGCCTGGTGGCCGAAACAAGGCAGCAGGCTCGGAGCGACCTTTTTCGTGCGCCGGGCCTTTCCTTGGCTCAACCGCTATTTCGGCGAAAGACCGCTTGTCTCGACCCTGTCGCCGGGGATCGCAGGTATCGTTTCCTGGGGCGGGCGAATTCCGGCAAAGACGGCGATGGCAATTGCCGGTGCCCGACGGCTTCCGCATTGGCACCTGGAGGACGGCTTCCTGCGTTCGGTCGGCCTGGGCAAGGACGGCGCCGCTCCGGTCTCGATCATTGCAGACGACCTGGCGTTGCCGGTCGACGGAGGCCGGGAATCGCGTCTCGAACTGCTGATCGCCGACGCGGCGGACGGCGGGCACGAGGCCGCCGGAAAGCAGGTCCGCGAGCGTATGGTTCGCCACAGGCTTTCGAAATACAACAACCTGCCGCATCGCCCGCCACGGATCGAGCGAAGCAGCCGCAGGCGCATCCTCCTCGTCGACCAGGTCCTGGGCGATGTCTCGGTCGAACGGGCGCTTGGCAGTCGCCACTCGTTCGATCGGATGCTCGACGACGCTCTCGCGAGCGGC
Coding sequences:
- a CDS encoding capsular polysaccharide export protein, LipB/KpsS family, giving the protein MDNLPEIIGKAWWPKQGSRLGATFFVRRAFPWLNRYFGERPLVSTLSPGIAGIVSWGGRIPAKTAMAIAGARRLPHWHLEDGFLRSVGLGKDGAAPVSIIADDLALPVDGGRESRLELLIADAADGGHEAAGKQVRERMVRHRLSKYNNLPHRPPRIERSSRRRILLVDQVLGDVSVERALGSRHSFDRMLDDALASGAQCVVRTHPDVMAGYRKGYMTARAARTRGVVLLADKVSVASILDVVDEVWTVSSQVGFDALLREMPVRSYAMPFYAGWGLTEDRAAPAAQAALARRAARPSIEALTAAALALYPCYRDPATWQPMDVFGAIDLLVAATERA